GGAGTCAAAAAATGGGAAGGAGTTATTCATTGCATGTATCATCAAAAAAACATGCGTTAACGAATCGGAAAAGCATTAGTGGTGCATACAATCATAATTACAGAAAATATTTAGAAAGTTTACATTACAATAAAAATCAAATTATTGAATTAGTTCCAAATGCTTGCAAAACGTTTAAAGAATTTAAGCAAGTTTTTAATAATCATTTCAAGACTGCAGTAAATGAATACAACAGTAAACAAACGAAAAAAGAAAGAATCATTAAAGACTATTTCAATAAAGTTGAAAATGATCTGAAAAAAGATGTTGCTGTTGAAATCATAATTCAAGTTGCAGATATGAAATTTTGGAAAGAAAACGGAAATAAAAGAGATTTAATGAATCAAGTATTCAAAGAACAATTAGAATTTCTAAAACAAGAAGTTCCTGAACTATTAATTACAAATGCAACTATCCATCAAGATGAGGCCTCTCCACACATGCATGTCATTGCAATCCCGACTGGATATGGCTTCAAGCAAGGAATGACAATGCAATGCTCAAAAACAAGAGTATTTACTCAAAATAGGCTTTCAAGACTACAGGAAGTTATGAGAGAAAATGCTGAAATGTTGATGAAAAAATATGTAATTCAAGATTTTGAAATGGATGCAAAACAACAAGGCAGGAATCACGATTATACGAAAGAAGAATACATCGCTTTGAAAAAATCTGAAGAATTAAGA
This region of Leptotrichia hofstadii genomic DNA includes:
- a CDS encoding plasmid recombination protein, producing the protein MGRSYSLHVSSKKHALTNRKSISGAYNHNYRKYLESLHYNKNQIIELVPNACKTFKEFKQVFNNHFKTAVNEYNSKQTKKERIIKDYFNKVENDLKKDVAVEIIIQVADMKFWKENGNKRDLMNQVFKEQLEFLKQEVPELLITNATIHQDEASPHMHVIAIPTGYGFKQGMTMQCSKTRVFTQNRLSRLQEVMRENAEMLMKKYVIQDFEMDAKQQGRNHDYTKEEYIALKKSEELRNEVKSELKQNDEIKNQVIAELNNEKIKELENQEITKIINKLKNDNSLKARARQELKYDLKKDEKFRLETMQTIARESNFTEDEIKEQAILLYSENKQNREEILESLKNDEFFQEEMKERFGKQVIKDSEIIRVMSNNAIDYLMQDFEEEIKSYDNAYDFVEEIKETDTSEFIRLHSILDAINFFKILKNRRIYDDLIKETRKFLNKIIEKIGWNNTNNKSENQAKQRNSENFNRII